One window from the genome of Macaca fascicularis isolate 582-1 chromosome 7, T2T-MFA8v1.1 encodes:
- the LOC135971557 gene encoding uncharacterized protein, translating into MWRQEEKIQEQEGKIREQEEKIREQEEKRQEQEEKIWEQEEKRQEQEKEMWKQEEKIKEQEEKIREQEEKRREQEEKMWRQEEKIQEQEEKIHEEDEKIREQEKKRQEQEKKMWRQEKMHEQEEKMHEQEEKIREQEKRRQEQEEKIWRQEEKIREQEEKMHDQEEKIREQEKKMHKQEEKIPEQKKKRQEQEEKIPEQKKKRQEQEEKMWRQEKKIREQEEKMHEQEEKIQEQKEKMHNQEEKIQEQEEKMHEQEEKIHEQEEMIREQEEKMHKQEEKIREQEKKRQEQEEKMWRQEEKIREQEEKMHEQEEKIQEQKKKIQEQEKKRQEQEEKIWRQEEKMHEQEEKTQEKEEKRREQEEKMWEQAEKIWRQEEKMREQEEKIQEQEQKIQEQEEKIREQMWRQEEKIQEQKENMHNQDEKIREEENKMHKQENIWEQEKKRQEQEEKMRRQEEKLREQEEKIWRQEEKIREQKEIIREQDEMMREQEEKMCEQEEKLGKKEDMLREQEEKMCEQEEILGEKEDMLREQEEKLWEQEKKMWEQEEKMWRQEKKLGEQEEKMWRQEEMMREQEKKMWEQEEMIWEKEQKIREQEEKMRRQEEKMREKEEKMQRQEEKMREKEEKMQRQEEKMREQETRLWQQEEKMQKQEEHLEAAIYRAHDKKAKTINM; encoded by the exons ATGTGGcggcaggaggagaagatacaggAGCAGGAAGGGAAgatacgggagcaggaggagaagatacgggagcaggaggagaagaggcaagagcaggaggagaagatatgggagcaggaggagaagaggcaggagcaggagaaggagatgtggaagcaggaggagaagataaaggagcaggaggagaagatacgggagcaggaagagaagaggcgggagcaggaggagaagatgtggaggcaggaggagaagatacaggagcaggaggagaagatacatGAGGAGGACGAGAAGATAcgggagcaggagaagaagaggcaggagcaggagaagaagatgtggaggcaggagaagatgcatgagcaggaggagaagatgcatgagcaggaggagaagatacgggagcaggagaagaggaggcaggagcaggaagagaagatttggaggcaagaggagaagatacgggagcaggaggagaagatgcatgATCAGGAGGAGAAGATAagggagcaggagaagaagatgcacaagcaggaggagaagataccagagcagaagaagaagaggcaagagcaggaggagaagataccagaacagaagaagaagaggcaagagcaggaggagaagatgtggaggcaggagaagaagatacgggagcaggaggagaagatgcatgagcaggaggagaagatacaggAGCAGAAGGAGAAGATGCACAATcaggaggagaagatacaggagcaggaggagaagatgcatgagcaggaggagaagatacatGAGCAGGAGGAGATGAtaagggagcaggaggagaagatgcacaagcaggaggagaagatacgggagcaggagaagaagaggcaggagcaggaagagaagatgtggaggcaggaggagaagatacgggagcaggaggagaagatgcacgagcaggaggagaagatacaggagcagaagaagaagatacaagagcaggagaagaagaggcaggagcaggaggagaagatttggaggcaggaggagaagatgcatgagcaggaggagaagacacaggagaaggaggagaagaggcggGAGCAGGAAGAGAAGATGTGGGAGCAGGCGGAGAAGatttggaggcaggaggagaagatgcgtGAGCAGGAGGAGAAAATACAGGAGCAGGAACAGAAGAtacaggagcaggaggagaagatacgggagcagatgtggaggcaggaggagaagatacaggAGCAGAAGGAGAATATGCACAATCAGGATGAGAAGATACGGGAGGAGGAGAATAAGATGCACAAGCAGGAGAATATAtgggagcaggagaagaagaggcaggagcaggaggagaagatgcggaggcaggaggagaagctacgggagcaggaggagaagatatggaggcaggaggagaagatacgggAGCAGAAGGAGATAATACGGGAGCAGGATGAGATGatgcgggagcaggaggagaagatgtgtgagcaggaggagaagctgGGGAAGAAGGAGGATATGctgcgggagcaggaggagaagatgtgtGAGCAGGAGGAGATTCTGGGGGAGAAGGAGGATATGCTGCGGGAGCAGGAAGAAAAGCTGTGGGAGCAGGAGAAAAAGAtgtgggagcaggaggaaaagatgtggaggcaagagaagaagctaggggagcaggaggagaagatgtggaggcaggaggagatgatgcgggagcaggagaagaagatgtgggagcaggaggagatgATATGGGAGAAGGAGCAAAAGATAcgtgagcaggaggagaagatgcggaggcaggaggagaagatgcgggagaaggaggagaagatgcagaggcaggaggagaagatgcgggagaaggaggagaagatgcagaggcaggaggagaagatgcggGAGCAGGAAACGAGGCTGTggcagcaggaggagaagatgcagaagcaggag GAGCACCTGGAAGCTGCCATCTACCGAGCACATGACAAGAAGGCAAaaacaataaacatgtaa